A part of Miscanthus floridulus cultivar M001 chromosome 6, ASM1932011v1, whole genome shotgun sequence genomic DNA contains:
- the LOC136461182 gene encoding uncharacterized protein translates to MAVPNYTYLKLKMLGPSSVIMVESTYEHVYDCDIECIEYVEALAEAKTLIAHLDQLSGEVPDSKRRAGAFEPAETTKLIPIDPTCPDNRALRISASLDIK, encoded by the coding sequence atggcagtgcccaactatacctacctcaagctcaaaatgCTAGGCCCTAGCAGTGTCATCAtggtcgagtccacgtacgaacatgtgTACGACTGTGacatcgaatgcatcgagtacgtcgaggctcttgcagaggccaagaccctcatcgcccacctcgaccaactaaGTGGCGAGgtacctgactccaagcgtcgcgcaggggcgttcgagcccgcggaaACCACCAAACTCATCCCGAtcgaccccacctgccccgacaaccgagcgctaaggatcagcgcctcccttgacatcaaatag